The following coding sequences are from one Halomonas sp. HAL1 window:
- a CDS encoding amino acid ABC transporter permease — protein MIHNKETIPQQPAPKGTIGPLAWLRGNLFNGPINSIFTLLGLYVLYLLVVPTVQWAFIDADWIGDSREDCSRVGACWVFVNARFSQFMYGLYPSEEYWRANIVFAMFAGIIAWMVIPRLPFKRWMALFALLIFPVISYVLLHGGYFDLPRVSTHRWGGLMLTLLLATVGMVGALPIGIVLALGRRSNMPIVKTFCVIFIEFWRGVPLITILFMASVMLPLFLPSELSVDRLVRALIGLTLFQSAYMAEVIRGGLQAIPKGQDEAAAALGMTYWKRMGLIVMPQALKMMIPGIVNTFISLFKDTTLVMIIGLFDLLGIVQAALSDSRWLGFSIEGYVFAAFVFWIFCFSMSRYSQYLERKLNTGHKQ, from the coding sequence ATGATTCACAATAAAGAAACCATACCTCAGCAGCCGGCTCCGAAAGGCACGATTGGTCCGCTTGCTTGGCTACGTGGCAATCTGTTCAACGGCCCGATTAATAGCATTTTTACGCTGTTGGGCTTGTACGTGCTGTATCTACTGGTGGTGCCAACGGTTCAATGGGCGTTCATTGATGCCGATTGGATAGGCGATAGCCGTGAAGACTGCTCCCGGGTGGGTGCTTGCTGGGTATTCGTCAACGCGCGTTTCTCCCAGTTTATGTACGGTCTCTACCCAAGCGAGGAGTATTGGCGCGCCAACATCGTGTTTGCCATGTTCGCGGGCATTATTGCCTGGATGGTGATCCCTCGCCTGCCGTTTAAGCGCTGGATGGCGTTGTTTGCGCTGCTGATTTTCCCGGTGATCTCATACGTGTTGCTACACGGCGGCTACTTTGATTTACCGCGTGTTTCTACCCACCGCTGGGGCGGCTTGATGCTCACCCTGCTGCTAGCCACAGTGGGTATGGTAGGGGCACTGCCAATTGGTATTGTGCTGGCGCTCGGGCGACGTTCCAATATGCCCATCGTCAAAACCTTCTGCGTGATTTTCATTGAGTTCTGGCGCGGTGTGCCACTGATCACCATTCTGTTCATGGCCTCGGTGATGCTGCCGCTGTTCCTCCCTTCAGAGCTCAGCGTGGATCGCCTTGTGCGAGCGCTGATCGGCCTTACGCTGTTCCAAAGCGCCTATATGGCGGAGGTCATTCGCGGTGGTCTTCAGGCGATTCCTAAAGGCCAGGACGAAGCCGCCGCGGCACTGGGGATGACGTATTGGAAGCGCATGGGGCTCATCGTGATGCCTCAAGCACTGAAAATGATGATTCCCGGTATCGTCAATACGTTTATCTCACTGTTTAAAGACACCACCCTGGTGATGATCATCGGGCTGTTTGACCTGTTGGGCATTGTGCAAGCGGCGCTTTCCGATTCGCGCTGGCTGGGCTTCTCCATCGAGGGGTATGTATTCGCCGCGTTCGTGTTCTGGATATTCTGCTTCAGCATGTCGCGCTACAGCCAGTACCTGGAACGCAAGCTAAATACTGGTCATAAGCAATAG
- a CDS encoding amino acid ABC transporter ATP-binding protein: MTQAATNNASDLMVEMRNVNKWYGDFHVLRDIYLEVKRGERIVVCGPSGSGKSTLIRCINHLEEHQKGEIVVGGIPLTQDVKRIEQIRRSVGMVFQHFNLFPHLSVLENCCIAPMWVQKKPRKEAEALAMEYLERVRIAEQATKYPGQLSGGQQQRVAIARSLCMHPDVMLFDEPTSALDPEMIKEVLDVMVELAEEGMTMICVTHEMGFAKKVADRVIFMDQGQIIEENAPEPFFNNPQSERTQLFLSQILGH; the protein is encoded by the coding sequence ATGACACAAGCAGCCACTAACAACGCGTCTGACCTGATGGTTGAGATGCGCAACGTCAACAAGTGGTACGGCGATTTTCACGTACTGCGTGATATCTACCTTGAAGTAAAGCGCGGCGAGCGCATTGTGGTGTGTGGCCCTTCAGGCTCCGGCAAATCAACGCTGATTCGCTGCATCAACCACCTTGAAGAGCACCAAAAGGGTGAAATTGTGGTGGGCGGTATACCACTCACCCAAGACGTAAAGCGTATTGAGCAGATTCGCCGCAGCGTCGGCATGGTGTTTCAGCACTTCAATCTGTTCCCGCATTTGTCAGTACTGGAAAACTGCTGTATCGCACCAATGTGGGTTCAAAAGAAGCCCCGTAAAGAGGCCGAAGCGCTGGCCATGGAGTATCTTGAAAGGGTGCGCATTGCAGAGCAGGCCACCAAGTACCCCGGGCAGCTTTCGGGCGGCCAGCAGCAGCGTGTGGCGATTGCGCGCTCGCTGTGCATGCACCCCGACGTGATGCTGTTTGACGAGCCCACCTCCGCCCTAGACCCCGAGATGATCAAAGAGGTGCTGGACGTTATGGTGGAATTGGCGGAAGAGGGCATGACGATGATTTGTGTCACCCACGAAATGGGCTTCGCCAAAAAGGTCGCTGACCGAGTGATCTTTATGGATCAGGGTCAAATCATTGAAGAAAACGCGCCTGAGCCCTTCTTCAATAACCCGCAGTCTGAGCGCACCCAGCTGTTCCTGAGCCAGATTCTGGGGCATTAA
- a CDS encoding IS110 family transposase — protein sequence MNKHTTIGIDLAKRVFQVCVVDTRSSRVQVNKELKRHQVLDFMRRQPACRVFMEACGGSHYWARQLQALGHTVALISPQFVTPFRKGHKTDANDALAIVEAGCRPDMRFVPLKSVEQQDIQSLHRIRERYIHQRTQLINQVHGLLQEYGVISGRGQKALKQRVWLALEDADNELSMLMRDLIAEQMAELDRLNERIQSLDKRVEQMSRAVMPCRQLLAIEGVGPVVATQLYSALGNGNAFKKGRQASAYLGLTPTQHSSGGIAKIKGIGRTGQISLKAALIRGAHSAINTVGDKQDAKSRWLRALVARVGKNKAAVALANKTVRTAWAVLHSGQSYCREFNDGSALMVS from the coding sequence ATGAACAAGCATACGACGATAGGTATTGATCTGGCAAAGCGTGTTTTTCAAGTGTGTGTTGTCGACACCCGCTCCTCGCGTGTTCAGGTCAACAAAGAGCTTAAACGGCATCAGGTCTTGGATTTTATGCGCCGCCAACCGGCCTGTCGGGTATTTATGGAAGCGTGCGGTGGATCGCATTATTGGGCGCGACAACTGCAGGCCCTCGGCCATACCGTTGCCCTCATTTCGCCCCAGTTTGTGACGCCTTTTCGCAAAGGGCACAAGACAGATGCCAATGACGCCCTCGCTATTGTAGAAGCCGGATGTCGTCCGGACATGCGCTTTGTACCACTCAAAAGCGTAGAGCAGCAGGATATTCAGAGCCTGCACCGCATTCGGGAGAGGTACATCCATCAGCGCACCCAGTTGATCAATCAGGTTCATGGGTTATTGCAGGAATATGGAGTGATCAGCGGTCGGGGACAGAAAGCGTTAAAGCAACGTGTCTGGCTCGCCCTGGAAGATGCCGATAACGAGCTTTCGATGCTGATGCGTGACTTGATTGCCGAGCAAATGGCGGAGCTGGATCGACTCAACGAGCGTATTCAGTCACTGGATAAGCGCGTGGAGCAGATGAGCCGTGCGGTGATGCCTTGTCGCCAACTGTTGGCGATTGAGGGAGTGGGACCGGTGGTCGCCACCCAGCTCTATAGCGCCCTCGGTAACGGCAACGCCTTCAAGAAAGGTCGCCAAGCGTCAGCCTATCTGGGGTTGACGCCGACACAACACAGCAGTGGTGGCATCGCGAAGATCAAGGGCATTGGCCGAACGGGGCAAATCTCGCTGAAAGCCGCCCTGATACGCGGCGCACACTCGGCCATCAACACCGTGGGTGACAAGCAGGATGCCAAAAGCCGTTGGCTACGCGCGCTGGTCGCACGCGTGGGCAAGAACAAAGCGGCTGTCGCGTTAGCGAACAAGACAGTACGAACCGCCTGGGCGGTTCTGCACAGCGGACAGTCCTATTGTAGAGAGTTTAACGACGGTTCAGCGCTGATGGTGAGCTAA
- a CDS encoding RidA family protein, with protein MIEKLFIDRAPQPIAPFSHACRVGDLVFITGQMPTVPETNEMLLGTFTEQTHRVMQNLAIVLEEVGSAFEYVVQSRVFITNMGHFDEVNKVYASYFPQPLPTRTCIGVTGLAGGADVEVDMIAWIPPAAESA; from the coding sequence ATGATTGAAAAGCTGTTTATTGACCGCGCGCCACAGCCTATCGCGCCGTTTTCCCATGCCTGCCGCGTCGGCGATCTGGTGTTTATCACGGGGCAAATGCCGACAGTGCCGGAAACCAACGAAATGCTGCTGGGCACTTTCACCGAGCAGACACACCGGGTGATGCAGAACCTGGCGATTGTGCTGGAAGAAGTCGGCAGTGCTTTTGAGTATGTGGTGCAGTCCCGGGTGTTTATTACCAATATGGGCCACTTTGACGAGGTCAATAAGGTCTACGCCAGCTACTTCCCTCAGCCGCTGCCTACCCGCACTTGCATTGGCGTGACCGGCCTGGCGGGCGGCGCCGATGTGGAAGTCGATATGATCGCCTGGATTCCGCCTGCTGCCGAGAGTGCCTAA
- a CDS encoding histidine phosphatase family protein has product MSNTLQSPSDHWRNRYLLMRHGHSQANQQGLIISSPERGINEFGLSAIGERQLAQAVAEWGWPVPTKVVHSDFLRTTQTAAQVASAFKLEMAVDKRLRERYFGEFDGQTDAHYPDVWALDSLNADHAHHQVEAVSSVAARMSAVMEGLEQQYTGEIILLVSHGDPLQILLTALANKPLTQHREQVALLPASITQIGH; this is encoded by the coding sequence ATGTCAAATACTTTACAGTCTCCCTCCGACCATTGGCGCAATCGCTATTTATTAATGCGCCACGGCCACAGCCAAGCAAACCAACAGGGGCTAATTATCAGCAGCCCTGAGCGCGGTATTAACGAGTTTGGTCTCTCGGCGATCGGCGAGCGTCAGCTAGCCCAGGCGGTGGCTGAGTGGGGGTGGCCTGTGCCCACCAAAGTGGTACATTCAGATTTTTTAAGGACGACACAAACGGCTGCCCAGGTGGCGAGCGCTTTTAAGCTTGAGATGGCAGTAGATAAGCGCTTGCGGGAGCGTTATTTTGGCGAATTCGATGGGCAGACTGATGCGCATTATCCTGACGTATGGGCACTGGACAGCCTTAATGCCGATCACGCTCATCATCAGGTGGAAGCCGTTAGCTCAGTAGCGGCGCGCATGAGCGCCGTGATGGAAGGGCTAGAACAGCAATACACAGGTGAAATCATCCTGTTGGTAAGCCACGGCGACCCGCTGCAAATCCTGCTTACGGCGCTGGCTAATAAACCCCTTACCCAGCATCGTGAACAAGTTGCGTTACTGCCCGCGAGCATTACCCAAATAGGACATTAG
- the phnD gene encoding phosphate/phosphite/phosphonate ABC transporter substrate-binding protein: MATSLFRKRPLAMLTAASLLPLALLTTPAFAECERGDLAAIYCDEDGDMVADRPSDESEWVNPDTLIFAYTPVEDPAIYSDIWQPFIDHLAEVTERDVRFFAVQSNAAQVEAMRSGRLHIAGFSTGPTPFAVNLAGAVPFALMGSDSGQFGYTLQLFTHVDSDIHEVEDLKGKRVAHTSPTSNSGNLAPRALLPELGITPDEDYEVVYSGSHDQSMLGVVAQDYDAAPVASEVVERMAARGLYDEEDVRLIFESDRFPTTSYNYAHNLHPDLVKKIEEAFFSFDFVGTELGEEFEGVEKFIPINYQDNWKVIRTIQAANDVSYTPENLEE, translated from the coding sequence ATGGCAACTTCGCTCTTCCGCAAGCGCCCGCTTGCAATGCTTACCGCCGCATCACTCCTTCCGCTCGCCCTGTTAACAACACCTGCTTTCGCTGAGTGTGAGCGGGGTGATTTGGCTGCCATTTATTGCGACGAAGATGGCGATATGGTTGCTGATCGTCCGTCTGACGAGTCTGAGTGGGTTAATCCCGATACGCTGATCTTTGCCTATACCCCGGTAGAAGATCCGGCCATTTATTCAGATATCTGGCAGCCCTTTATCGATCACTTGGCGGAAGTCACCGAGCGCGATGTGCGCTTCTTCGCGGTGCAGTCCAACGCGGCGCAGGTAGAAGCCATGCGCAGCGGGCGGCTGCATATTGCTGGATTCTCTACCGGCCCCACACCGTTTGCGGTGAATTTGGCCGGTGCTGTGCCATTTGCATTGATGGGCTCTGATAGCGGCCAATTTGGTTATACCCTGCAGCTATTTACCCACGTCGATTCCGACATTCACGAGGTAGAAGACCTCAAAGGTAAGCGTGTCGCCCACACCTCGCCCACCTCCAACTCGGGGAACTTGGCCCCTCGCGCCCTGCTGCCTGAACTCGGCATTACGCCCGATGAAGATTACGAGGTGGTCTACTCGGGTAGCCACGATCAATCCATGCTAGGTGTTGTGGCCCAAGACTATGACGCCGCTCCTGTGGCCTCTGAAGTCGTCGAGCGGATGGCCGCCCGCGGCCTTTACGATGAAGAGGACGTGCGGCTGATTTTTGAGTCCGACCGCTTCCCCACCACGTCTTACAACTACGCCCATAACCTGCACCCAGATCTGGTCAAAAAAATCGAAGAAGCCTTTTTCAGCTTTGATTTTGTCGGCACCGAGCTAGGAGAGGAGTTTGAAGGCGTCGAGAAATTTATTCCCATCAACTACCAGGATAACTGGAAAGTAATCCGCACCATTCAGGCGGCTAATGATGTGAGTTATACGCCAGAAAATCTGGAAGAGTAA
- the phnC gene encoding phosphonate ABC transporter ATP-binding protein: protein MLEITNLVKRYGHDEAVLKGLDLKVEGNSVVSIVGASGAGKSTMLRCINRLVEPTSGSIKLNGNELVNLKGAELRRARRKIGMVFQGFNLLDRLTVMENVLAGRLGYVNLYQAISRRYPQADIERAFVLMERVGIAHYANKRADELSGGERQRVGVVRALMQEPEVLLADEPTASLDPRTSEQIMVLLQSLASELSLPVLINIHNVAQAKTYTERIVGLRHGKMIFDGLPADFNKDALDAIYGGIEAPDDAITENPAEERAHGSA from the coding sequence ATGCTGGAAATTACCAATCTGGTCAAACGTTATGGTCACGATGAAGCCGTGCTGAAAGGGCTTGACCTCAAGGTAGAGGGAAACAGTGTTGTTTCTATCGTAGGCGCCTCGGGTGCAGGTAAAAGCACCATGCTGCGATGTATTAATCGCCTGGTCGAGCCCACCTCTGGCTCAATCAAACTCAACGGCAATGAGCTGGTGAACCTGAAAGGCGCTGAGCTGCGCCGTGCTCGCCGCAAAATCGGCATGGTGTTCCAGGGCTTTAATCTGCTGGATCGTTTGACCGTGATGGAGAACGTGCTGGCCGGGCGGTTGGGTTACGTCAATCTCTATCAAGCGATATCGCGCCGCTATCCCCAGGCAGATATTGAACGTGCGTTTGTGTTGATGGAGCGGGTGGGAATCGCTCATTACGCCAACAAGCGTGCTGATGAGCTATCCGGTGGCGAGCGCCAGCGGGTAGGCGTGGTTCGCGCACTGATGCAGGAACCAGAGGTTCTGCTGGCGGATGAACCGACTGCCTCGCTGGATCCACGTACCTCCGAGCAAATTATGGTACTGCTGCAGAGTCTGGCCAGCGAGCTGTCGCTACCGGTGCTCATTAATATCCACAACGTGGCACAGGCCAAAACCTATACCGAGCGCATTGTGGGTCTACGCCACGGCAAGATGATCTTTGATGGGTTGCCTGCCGACTTCAACAAAGATGCGCTAGACGCCATTTACGGCGGCATTGAAGCACCGGACGATGCGATAACCGAGAATCCAGCGGAGGAGCGCGCCCATGGCTCCGCCTGA
- the phnE gene encoding phosphonate ABC transporter, permease protein PhnE produces MAPPEAASGSPRTWKKPPFIANPLLRYGLIIVAVVYLVWAFGSLPFNWARISEGLPRAARIFSGGFPPNLERYELLLKGFKESFQIAILATLMGVLLSIPFAVMAARNIAPMPIYIIGRAVIIVSRSFHPVIVAILFVAAVGFGPLAGILTLTLYSIGFVGKLLAEEIEEIDWGQVEAMKAAGAGYVAILFYAVFPQILPRQVGLSMYQLDSNLRASAVVGIVGAGGIGGTLMNAFGRYDYDFAFAILLVIIAVILLSEGVSGWVRKKIW; encoded by the coding sequence ATGGCTCCGCCTGAAGCTGCGTCTGGTTCACCGCGAACCTGGAAAAAGCCGCCGTTTATCGCCAATCCACTACTGCGCTACGGGCTGATCATTGTTGCAGTGGTCTATTTGGTGTGGGCGTTCGGCTCGCTGCCGTTCAACTGGGCGCGCATCTCGGAAGGGTTGCCCCGCGCCGCGCGTATTTTTAGTGGCGGCTTCCCGCCCAATTTAGAGCGCTACGAGCTACTGCTGAAAGGTTTCAAAGAGAGCTTTCAAATCGCCATTTTGGCCACATTGATGGGGGTTTTGCTCTCTATTCCCTTTGCCGTGATGGCGGCGCGCAATATCGCTCCAATGCCGATTTACATCATTGGCCGGGCAGTGATTATTGTCTCACGCAGCTTCCACCCGGTGATCGTGGCGATTCTGTTCGTCGCTGCTGTCGGCTTTGGTCCGCTGGCGGGTATCCTTACCCTCACGCTCTATTCGATTGGTTTTGTCGGCAAGCTGCTTGCCGAGGAGATCGAAGAGATTGACTGGGGCCAGGTAGAAGCGATGAAAGCCGCTGGCGCGGGTTATGTCGCTATTCTGTTTTATGCGGTTTTCCCGCAAATACTGCCACGCCAAGTCGGGCTTTCCATGTACCAGCTGGACAGCAACCTGCGCGCCTCTGCGGTGGTTGGAATCGTGGGGGCAGGCGGCATTGGCGGCACCCTCATGAACGCCTTTGGGCGCTACGATTACGATTTCGCCTTTGCGATTTTGCTCGTTATTATCGCGGTCATTTTGCTCAGCGAAGGTGTCAGCGGTTGGGTAAGGAAAAAAATATGGTAG
- the phnE gene encoding phosphonate ABC transporter, permease protein PhnE translates to MVDHAQQLADRVWQRYDRKQRLIRYAVLLATLIVVVWAVRDIDIFWPWVWDAPNQISALGGRMWPPSAAGFKGIIAALIETVHIATLATFLTIFLALPVAYIAAQNTTPNRTCLWLGRFILVSSRSVNTIIWALLFVAIFGPGVLAGILAIVFRSIGFIGKLMGEAIEEIDRRPVEAMEATGASKAKVVAYAIVPQVMPAFFAIVILRWDINIRESTVLGLVGAGGIGVILQGAIDTFAWPTVATILIAIIVLVLIGEAITSLLRGKVL, encoded by the coding sequence ATGGTAGATCACGCACAGCAGCTTGCCGACCGTGTTTGGCAACGTTACGACCGCAAGCAACGCCTTATTCGCTACGCCGTGCTCTTAGCCACCTTGATAGTAGTGGTCTGGGCGGTGCGCGATATTGATATTTTCTGGCCCTGGGTATGGGATGCACCCAACCAAATTTCTGCGCTTGGGGGGCGCATGTGGCCACCCAGTGCAGCGGGATTTAAGGGCATCATCGCGGCGCTCATTGAGACCGTGCATATCGCCACCCTGGCGACCTTCTTAACCATCTTCTTGGCCTTACCGGTGGCCTATATTGCGGCCCAAAACACTACGCCAAACCGTACCTGCCTGTGGCTGGGGCGTTTTATTCTCGTCTCCAGCCGTTCGGTAAACACCATTATCTGGGCGCTGCTATTCGTGGCGATTTTTGGTCCTGGCGTGCTAGCAGGGATCCTCGCCATCGTATTTCGCTCCATTGGCTTTATCGGCAAGTTGATGGGCGAGGCAATCGAGGAAATCGACCGACGCCCCGTAGAGGCGATGGAAGCCACCGGCGCCTCCAAGGCCAAAGTGGTTGCCTATGCGATTGTGCCTCAGGTCATGCCAGCCTTTTTTGCCATTGTGATCCTGCGCTGGGATATCAATATCCGCGAATCGACAGTGCTTGGCTTAGTGGGTGCGGGCGGTATTGGGGTGATCCTGCAAGGTGCGATTGACACCTTTGCCTGGCCAACCGTGGCGACCATTTTGATTGCCATTATTGTGCTGGTGCTGATTGGCGAAGCCATCACCAGTTTGCTGCGCGGCAAAGTCCTGTAG
- a CDS encoding host attachment protein: MTTYIVVADAARARIFTRDSLNLAEKESLVHAAGRLHEGDLITDRRGADVHESTSSTSRSSGEENVASQHENELFAKEVAQHLYSARVKNSLEKLIMVAPPKFLGLLRDKLDGPTQKLVIHSLSKDLSKASLAEIQTAVSDLR; this comes from the coding sequence ATGACAACTTATATCGTGGTAGCCGACGCCGCTCGCGCGCGTATTTTTACCCGTGATTCGCTTAATCTTGCCGAAAAGGAAAGCCTGGTACATGCAGCAGGAAGACTTCATGAAGGCGATTTAATCACTGATCGCCGCGGCGCCGATGTGCATGAGTCGACATCCTCTACGTCACGCTCTTCTGGAGAAGAAAACGTTGCTTCACAGCACGAGAATGAACTGTTTGCTAAAGAGGTCGCTCAACACCTCTATAGTGCGCGGGTTAAGAACAGCCTGGAGAAGTTAATCATGGTTGCACCCCCTAAATTTTTAGGCCTGTTGCGTGACAAGCTTGATGGCCCGACCCAGAAACTGGTCATTCACTCCCTTTCGAAAGACCTAAGCAAAGCCTCGCTAGCAGAAATTCAAACTGCCGTGAGCGACTTACGTTAG
- a CDS encoding methyl-accepting chemotaxis protein, whose product MFSTLRARILLAALVVITLALMINGIASYTTVKHHNNQQITRNLSAVVKGNTQAINEWFSARYTMLSSMEDAVNSDDPLAALRQLESSGNFMSTYIAHPSTSAAIFSDGWEPPSDYDPRQRPWYQDAVSAGETIITTPYVDAQSGGLIVTFARPYYQNGELAAVVGADIAITDVIEIVSGIAPTDASFGFLTTNDGTLVAHPDANLTLEPVSAISAQLTPAMLDQLSRASTPIALTLQDSDKLLLGSPVGGSSGWQLVVALDEAEATTGLRAIATTSIVTLIIVAGVTIITFGLLLTFLLRRLLSVRNALMSIASGSGDLTQRLSEDGRDEVAQIASAFNQFVAKMDGVMLTIRDSSQSVQTAASEIALGGQDLSRRTDNAASSLQQSSASIEEITSTIEHTASSAQHANQLSLDASEVANRGGDVVGQVVSTMDEISASSTRISEIVTLMDGIAFQTNLLALNASVEAARAGEHGRGFAVVADEVRKLAQRSSDASSEIKTLIDTSHQTVTNGTQLVKNAGSTMQEIVVSITRVTDVLSEITAATREQSDGINQVNIAVSELDRMTQQNAAMVEESTTAAEQLKDQSLRLADAVGGFKLSESASAPLSLSNARAYAT is encoded by the coding sequence ATGTTTTCTACCCTCCGAGCACGCATTCTACTAGCTGCGCTAGTAGTGATTACTCTTGCCCTAATGATTAACGGCATAGCCAGTTATACCACGGTAAAACACCATAATAATCAACAAATAACCCGTAATCTTAGTGCCGTGGTTAAAGGTAATACGCAAGCTATCAACGAGTGGTTTAGCGCACGCTATACAATGCTGTCCAGTATGGAAGATGCGGTTAATAGTGATGACCCGCTTGCCGCGCTGCGCCAATTAGAGTCCTCAGGCAATTTCATGAGTACCTACATTGCCCACCCCTCTACGTCAGCCGCTATTTTTTCCGATGGCTGGGAGCCCCCTAGTGATTACGATCCTCGCCAGCGTCCCTGGTACCAAGACGCGGTAAGTGCAGGAGAAACCATTATTACTACCCCCTATGTAGATGCCCAAAGCGGTGGCCTTATCGTTACGTTTGCGCGCCCGTATTATCAAAACGGGGAGCTAGCAGCTGTGGTTGGGGCCGATATTGCCATCACTGATGTCATAGAGATTGTTAGCGGCATTGCACCGACAGACGCTAGCTTTGGTTTTCTTACTACGAATGACGGCACGCTCGTCGCTCACCCTGATGCTAACTTAACACTAGAGCCTGTATCAGCAATTAGCGCACAGCTTACCCCTGCGATGCTCGACCAACTGTCCCGTGCCTCCACACCCATTGCCCTTACACTACAAGATAGCGACAAATTACTTTTAGGCAGTCCGGTAGGTGGCAGTAGCGGTTGGCAATTAGTGGTGGCGTTAGATGAAGCCGAAGCCACAACGGGCCTTCGGGCAATTGCGACAACATCCATTGTTACGCTAATCATCGTTGCTGGCGTCACGATAATTACATTTGGTCTGCTGTTAACTTTCCTACTGCGTCGTTTGCTTAGCGTGCGCAATGCATTGATGAGCATAGCCAGCGGCAGCGGCGATTTAACTCAGCGCTTATCAGAAGATGGTCGCGACGAGGTGGCACAAATTGCCAGCGCCTTTAACCAGTTTGTCGCTAAAATGGATGGTGTCATGCTCACCATTCGCGACAGCAGCCAATCGGTACAAACCGCGGCCAGTGAAATTGCCCTTGGCGGCCAGGATTTATCGCGGCGCACCGACAATGCGGCCTCAAGCCTTCAGCAGAGCTCTGCTTCCATTGAAGAAATCACCAGCACTATCGAACATACCGCTTCCTCGGCACAACATGCTAACCAACTGTCGTTAGACGCATCTGAAGTAGCGAACCGCGGTGGTGACGTAGTGGGCCAGGTTGTTTCTACCATGGACGAGATTTCAGCTTCATCGACGCGAATCAGCGAGATTGTTACGTTGATGGATGGCATCGCCTTCCAGACCAACCTACTGGCATTGAATGCCTCTGTAGAGGCTGCACGCGCTGGTGAGCATGGCCGTGGGTTTGCAGTGGTAGCCGATGAAGTACGTAAACTGGCTCAGCGCAGCAGTGATGCCTCCAGTGAGATCAAAACGCTCATTGATACTTCTCACCAAACTGTTACCAACGGTACTCAGTTGGTTAAAAACGCGGGCTCTACCATGCAAGAGATTGTCGTTAGCATCACTCGTGTAACCGATGTATTGAGCGAAATTACCGCCGCTACGCGTGAGCAAAGTGATGGCATCAACCAAGTCAATATTGCCGTGTCCGAACTTGATCGAATGACGCAACAGAATGCCGCCATGGTGGAAGAATCCACCACTGCAGCTGAGCAGCTAAAAGATCAGTCACTACGCTTGGCAGATGCAGTGGGTGGATTCAAACTCTCAGAATCAGCATCTGCTCCGTTATCATTAAGCAACGCCAGGGCCTATGCCACCTAA
- a CDS encoding LysR family transcriptional regulator: MHYTLRQLEVFVAVAQHESVSHAARALSMSQSATSTALAELERQFDCQLLDRIGKRLKLNALGFQLLPKAVALLDRGEEIEELLRGQQGVGSLEVGATLTIGNYLATLLISDFMQRHPGSRVRLAVRNTRHIIEGVRQHSLDLGLIEGQCDDEMIISQPWVEDELCVFCSPRHPLAGREHLELEQLLREDWIMREEGSGTRMTLEHAARHRRSRFNTLLELEHTEGIKRAVESGLGIGCVSRLALRDAFRRGSLVPLPTPELDLKRQFTFIWHRHKYLTTGVREFLRLCREMTAGAKRSDDIALPPIP, from the coding sequence ATGCACTACACCTTGCGGCAGTTGGAAGTCTTTGTAGCGGTCGCTCAGCATGAGAGCGTCTCCCATGCGGCGCGGGCGCTCTCCATGTCTCAGTCAGCGACCAGTACCGCGCTTGCCGAGCTGGAGCGGCAGTTCGATTGCCAGCTGCTCGATCGCATCGGCAAGCGCTTAAAGCTCAACGCACTGGGCTTTCAACTGTTGCCCAAAGCGGTGGCGCTGCTCGATCGGGGGGAAGAGATAGAAGAACTCCTGCGCGGCCAGCAGGGGGTTGGGTCGCTGGAGGTAGGCGCCACGCTAACCATTGGCAACTATCTAGCCACGCTGCTTATCAGCGATTTTATGCAGCGCCACCCTGGCAGCCGTGTACGCCTGGCAGTGCGCAATACGCGCCATATTATCGAAGGGGTTCGCCAGCATTCGTTGGATTTAGGACTGATTGAGGGGCAGTGCGACGATGAGATGATCATTAGCCAGCCGTGGGTCGAAGACGAGCTATGCGTGTTCTGCTCGCCGCGTCACCCACTGGCAGGCCGTGAGCATCTTGAGCTTGAACAGCTACTGCGTGAGGACTGGATTATGCGCGAAGAGGGCTCCGGCACCCGTATGACGCTGGAGCACGCTGCGCGACACCGCCGCAGTCGGTTTAACACCTTGTTGGAGCTGGAACACACCGAAGGCATCAAGCGCGCCGTGGAATCAGGGCTGGGCATTGGCTGTGTCTCACGTCTAGCCCTGCGCGATGCCTTCCGGCGCGGCAGCTTGGTGCCGCTGCCCACGCCGGAGTTGGATCTAAAGCGTCAATTCACCTTTATCTGGCACCGCCACAAGTACCTCACCACCGGTGTGCGCGAGTTCTTGCGGCTATGCCGTGAAATGACTGCCGGGGCTAAACGCAGCGACGATATTGCGCTGCCGCCGATTCCGTAA